Within the Sulfitobacter sp. JL08 genome, the region CGGCTAGACCGACATGAACGCGAAACAAAACGGCGCATAGGGGCCACCATGATCGCTCCAGTCTTTTTATCTGAGATCAGCGCTAAAAGGATGATGACTTTGCAGGAGCCGTTTCAGACGGGAAAATTCTCTTCTTCTTCGCTTTCGCCCGTGCCCCGGTCTTCCAGCCAGTCTTCTGCGGCTTTCTTGTCAGAAAGCGGAAAGCTCTTGATCTCAAGTGACGGGATCACGGCACCCTCGATCTCGGCGGCAGTCCGGATCCAGGCGGTATCCGAAAGCACCGCACATTTGTCGAACTTGCCAATCAAGCTGAACAGATTTGGCAACTTCTGGAATTCAACGGCCATGGCACCCAAGGTCGGCATCTCGAAGTTAGAAATCGTGTAAAGCATCCTGCCGTTCTCGATGCCTTCCGATTGCTCAATAAGATGATCAAGCGCCGAGCGCATTTCTTCTGCATCAATAGCTCCCGAAAGCTCGAGATCTAAACGATTGGCCGATGGTTTCGAAACGTTCAGCATTTCCAGACTCCTTTTCTCTACACCGGACAAGATGCGCGATCCGGATCGCGGCAGCGTTGATGCAGGTCAACAACCTGGCACGCGATAGCAAATGCGTCGAAAACTCAGTTTCAGAAAAGTTGATTGCTCCACCTCCTGCAAAAACTGATGGCGCATGTCTTCGCGGAAACTCTGCCAGTCCGAAATCTGCAATACGAATATCATTCTCGTTGTTGGGTGCGATCCCGCTCCACGCGGCATCTTGGAAGTCGGCAGGCAGGCGTATACGTTTATCCTATCATGACCAAGCTACTCATCGTCTATCATTCCAAAACCGGCGGCAGCCGGCAAATGGCCGAGGCTGCGGCAATCGCCGCGAAAAAAGAGGTCAATACTGACCTGAAGACTGCGCGTGACGCAGAACCTGATGATCTGCTGCAGGCCGATGGCTACATATTTTGCGCGCCGGAAAATCTGGCGGCAATTGCAGGCATCATGAAGGACTTTTTCGATCGGTGCTATTATCCGGTTCTGGGTCGGATTGAGGGTCGGCCCTATGCCCAGATGGTCTGTGCGGGGTCCGATGGCGAAAACGCTGCGCGCCAAACCGCGCGCATTGCGCAGGGGTGGCGCCTTCGCGAAGTGCAGCCGCATCTCATTATCTGCACCCATGCCCAAACGCCGGACGAAATTCTGGCCGACAAAACCATTCCCGAAGAGCAACTCGCCCTTTGTCGCGATCTGGGCTCCGCAATGGGTGCGGGTCTTGGTATGGGGGTTTTCTGAGCAAAGCTATCGGTCTGCGGTTCGTTGCTACCTTTTGCATCAAGATCTGCTAAAAATCTTTTGGGAGGTTCCGTCCAGCTAACCCCAGCGCAATCCTGTCCGTCACCGGACCGTTCGAGACAGCCGGCAGTTTGACTATGAGCGATAATTGCTCGGTCTTACTCTCAGTTTGCGGCTGATAAGGCGGCCGGCGTGTATGCTCGAAAACAAAGCTTGGACCGAATGGATTGATCCGGCAAGGTTCTAATGCGATGCAAGTCGTCAGGAACACGGACCCCGCCAGACCTGTGCCCGCAGGAAATTCACAACAAGCACTTCGAAAGCCCGATCATGTCCAAAGACCCTCTGCTCCAACCCTTTCAGCTCAAGCATCTGACACTGAAGAACCGCATCATGACGACCAGCCATGAACCGGCCTATCCCGAAGACGGGATGCCAAAGGACCGGTACCGCGCCTATCATGCGGAACGGGCAAAGGCCGGCGTTGCATTGACCATGACCGCCGGATCGGCCGCGGTGTCAAAAGA harbors:
- a CDS encoding STAS/SEC14 domain-containing protein, with amino-acid sequence MLNVSKPSANRLDLELSGAIDAEEMRSALDHLIEQSEGIENGRMLYTISNFEMPTLGAMAVEFQKLPNLFSLIGKFDKCAVLSDTAWIRTAAEIEGAVIPSLEIKSFPLSDKKAAEDWLEDRGTGESEEEENFPV
- a CDS encoding flavodoxin family protein, with the translated sequence MTKLLIVYHSKTGGSRQMAEAAAIAAKKEVNTDLKTARDAEPDDLLQADGYIFCAPENLAAIAGIMKDFFDRCYYPVLGRIEGRPYAQMVCAGSDGENAARQTARIAQGWRLREVQPHLIICTHAQTPDEILADKTIPEEQLALCRDLGSAMGAGLGMGVF